From a region of the Leptospira venezuelensis genome:
- a CDS encoding questin oxidase family protein, translated as MIQYSNDRLDIALEDILNYSADLKNGLTSHTTMVIEALYSLGRPEKIPAWLDSYKSEFKPKGPIIKEITEENYKAALGNTDRNTDWVNFFQTELKQKDWKDILDLWVKRFSPGFCSDATHGIIRVGHAVRNLSRLVTELRLRELAEGLGRWASTYQTLPTKENSDILKLRPEVAISKVKIVPKEARKYNGTIVGALKDLDENPYFAEVIDIVDLSGSVEVTISELSLTFAKIFLENAHDTLGAIVFTHGVTSIVSIRHLLPYVSEKTKKKLLEYGWQSSSSLYASFGDPKKFDITKPNSKTKQELIDNAVENGDEHAIKLTEACLLENDICPDSTYYLAAEKAIRLLEKTK; from the coding sequence ATGATCCAGTATTCAAACGACAGATTAGATATCGCATTAGAAGACATCCTAAATTACTCCGCAGATCTAAAAAACGGACTGACTAGTCATACTACGATGGTAATCGAGGCGCTCTACTCCTTAGGAAGGCCTGAAAAGATCCCAGCTTGGTTAGATTCATATAAATCAGAATTTAAGCCCAAAGGGCCGATTATAAAAGAAATCACGGAAGAAAATTATAAAGCCGCTTTAGGAAACACGGATAGAAACACCGATTGGGTGAACTTCTTTCAAACGGAATTGAAACAAAAAGATTGGAAGGATATTTTAGATCTTTGGGTAAAAAGGTTTTCTCCCGGTTTTTGCTCGGACGCGACTCATGGAATTATACGAGTAGGTCATGCTGTCCGAAATCTTTCCAGATTAGTTACAGAACTTCGTTTAAGAGAATTAGCGGAAGGACTGGGCAGATGGGCCTCTACGTACCAAACTCTTCCCACAAAAGAAAATTCAGACATTTTAAAACTAAGACCTGAAGTTGCCATTTCTAAGGTCAAAATCGTGCCAAAGGAAGCGAGAAAATACAATGGTACAATTGTAGGAGCATTAAAGGATTTAGATGAGAATCCTTATTTTGCAGAAGTAATCGACATAGTTGATCTGTCTGGATCCGTAGAGGTGACGATATCGGAACTTAGTCTTACATTCGCAAAAATATTTTTAGAGAATGCACACGATACTTTAGGAGCAATCGTTTTTACTCACGGAGTCACAAGTATTGTTTCTATCCGACATTTACTACCTTATGTATCCGAAAAAACAAAGAAGAAACTATTAGAATACGGATGGCAATCTTCCTCGTCCCTATATGCAAGCTTTGGCGATCCCAAAAAATTCGATATAACAAAGCCAAATTCTAAAACAAAACAAGAGTTAATCGACAATGCTGTGGAAAATGGAGATGAGCATGCAATCAAGCTAACAGAGGCTTGCTTATTAGAAAACGATATTTGCCCGGATTCTACCTATTATTTAGCTGCAGAAAAAGCGATCCGCTTACTGGAGAAAACAAAGTGA
- a CDS encoding TIGR00266 family protein codes for MQFQISHKPSFSLLKLRLGPGQSIKSEAGAMVYMSSRMGVETKMGSGFLSALSRKIFGGESFFFNTYTAPDSGGEIGLAPDLPGDIIDLDLNGKSIFVQSGSYLASDPGIQVVSKFGGLRSLFGGEGLFLLEISGTGKVFLSSYGAIIPIQVQGNYTVDTGHIVAFENSLQFKVGKAGGNWKSTLLGGEGLVANFSGNGTLWIQSRVPSGFISWLTKLLPV; via the coding sequence ATGCAATTCCAAATCTCTCATAAACCTTCCTTCTCCTTATTGAAACTTAGATTAGGCCCTGGTCAATCGATTAAATCGGAAGCCGGAGCCATGGTATACATGAGTTCCCGAATGGGCGTGGAAACCAAAATGGGAAGCGGTTTTCTTTCGGCACTTTCTCGAAAAATTTTCGGAGGAGAATCATTCTTTTTCAATACTTACACAGCTCCTGATTCTGGTGGAGAGATTGGGCTCGCTCCTGATCTTCCAGGTGATATCATAGATCTGGATCTGAATGGAAAAAGTATTTTTGTACAATCAGGATCTTATCTGGCTTCCGATCCAGGCATCCAAGTTGTTTCTAAATTTGGTGGTCTTCGTTCTTTATTTGGAGGAGAAGGTCTGTTCTTATTAGAAATTTCCGGAACCGGAAAGGTATTCTTAAGTTCTTATGGAGCTATCATTCCAATCCAAGTTCAAGGAAATTATACTGTAGACACGGGTCATATTGTTGCGTTCGAAAATTCTCTACAGTTCAAAGTGGGAAAAGCCGGTGGAAATTGGAAATCCACACTTTTGGGTGGAGAAGGTCTGGTCGCAAATTTTTCGGGTAACGGAACTCTATGGATCCAATCAAGAGTGCCATCTGGATTTATCAGCTGGCTTACCAAACTTCTTCCAGTTTAA
- a CDS encoding helix-turn-helix domain-containing protein, translating to MKIFVWNSRSLLIGNISELSFHSDRSSYLLSNLNSGTFKIRKEGHPWESFHSILIPKGLSIDFLGNGSTIAALSTDPKDVEDHFGSYSSEIFFEPVELGEKFKTISNELFYCPEDREKQKIYLNKLDVLIPPKFISNATDPRISSVVNKISENLLENLNAAELSVFAGLSVSRLEHLFKELVGISITEFRNWQRLKSATLAISQGENLTDAAHAVGFYDSAHYANSFKKAYGFFPSQFLNSKTKLYLF from the coding sequence ATGAAAATATTCGTTTGGAATTCTAGATCATTACTGATTGGAAATATTTCGGAATTATCCTTTCATTCGGATCGTTCTAGCTATCTTCTTTCCAATTTAAATTCAGGAACTTTCAAAATTCGAAAAGAGGGACATCCTTGGGAATCTTTTCATTCTATTTTAATTCCGAAAGGACTGAGTATTGATTTTCTCGGAAATGGCTCTACAATTGCGGCCTTGAGCACAGATCCAAAAGATGTAGAAGATCATTTTGGATCTTACTCGTCGGAAATATTTTTTGAACCGGTTGAACTTGGCGAAAAATTCAAAACTATCTCTAATGAGCTATTTTATTGTCCCGAGGATCGAGAAAAACAAAAAATATATTTAAACAAATTGGATGTTTTAATCCCACCGAAATTTATCTCTAATGCCACAGATCCAAGGATTTCCTCAGTGGTGAATAAGATCTCCGAAAATTTATTAGAAAATCTGAATGCAGCAGAGCTCTCCGTATTTGCGGGACTTTCAGTATCCAGATTAGAACACCTTTTTAAAGAACTGGTAGGAATTTCTATAACCGAATTTAGGAATTGGCAAAGACTTAAGAGCGCCACCCTTGCCATTTCTCAGGGAGAAAATTTGACGGATGCAGCTCACGCCGTAGGTTTTTATGATTCTGCTCATTATGCGAATTCATTCAAAAAAGCGTACGGCTTTTTTCCTTCTCAGTTTTTAAATTCTAAAACAAAGTTATACCTATTCTGA
- a CDS encoding AMP-dependent synthetase/ligase: protein MAENLAQLFRESAEKFKNQPAFLYKDAQKNYLPINYSELYEAGVNLAEALIELGIQSRDHVALLADNRVEWIIADYGIIMTGAADVPRGTDITDSEIVYIVSHSESEVVFIENDKMLEKFNRNKSQLGKVKTIILMDKESEAPGVLKMYDLIEKGKSLRASGSRKVEDRVAAIKPEDLFTLIYTSGTTGLPKGVQLRHSNMMHQVLNVTPMLKINAEAKLLSILPVWHVFERVVEYVCISIGAATYYTNVRDLRQDLATVKPTFMGSAPRLWENIYNGIYTRINDPSQTPALRRGLFKLAYFFSDKKNAAVRFITGKEVDYHGRNPITSLFYGILMSIQLVLTGPFTLTVASSIAAYLLASTEFSFLSLPLYILAGLGVFFNSATLDKIVLSKIRTATGGRLKASISGGGALPRHVDEFFNNIGINVLEGYGMTETSPVLSVRTFQKLIIGSVGSIVPKTHLQIRNDNNEVLTEIDANGKVIKGKLGRKGVVFVNGPQVMKGYFKNEEATSKALVDGWMNTGDMGMINFKNTLTLTGRAKDTVVLLGGENVEPVPIENKLQESVYISQCMIIGQDQKNLGAIIVPDFEKLGEWAKENGVDISNKDALNENAKVVDLFRKEIKALNNAKNGFKSFEQVTPFFIVSKPFEVGDELNNMLKMKRHVIAEKYADKIKKVYTTDK, encoded by the coding sequence ATGGCTGAGAATCTCGCCCAATTATTTCGTGAGTCTGCAGAAAAATTTAAAAATCAACCTGCTTTCTTATACAAAGATGCGCAAAAAAATTATTTGCCGATCAACTATTCTGAGTTATACGAAGCAGGTGTAAATCTTGCCGAGGCTTTGATCGAACTTGGTATTCAATCCAGAGATCATGTCGCGTTACTCGCTGATAACCGTGTAGAATGGATCATTGCAGATTACGGTATCATTATGACCGGTGCGGCTGACGTTCCAAGAGGAACAGATATCACTGACTCTGAGATCGTGTACATCGTTAGCCACTCAGAATCCGAAGTAGTATTCATAGAAAACGATAAAATGTTGGAGAAATTCAACAGAAACAAATCCCAGCTCGGAAAAGTTAAAACTATTATCCTAATGGATAAAGAATCTGAGGCACCAGGCGTTCTTAAAATGTATGACCTGATCGAAAAGGGAAAAAGTTTGAGAGCTTCTGGTTCTCGCAAGGTCGAAGATAGAGTTGCAGCTATCAAACCTGAAGATCTTTTTACATTGATCTATACATCAGGAACTACAGGTCTTCCTAAAGGTGTTCAATTAAGACATTCTAATATGATGCACCAGGTATTGAACGTAACTCCTATGTTAAAGATCAATGCTGAAGCAAAATTACTTTCTATTCTTCCTGTATGGCACGTCTTCGAAAGAGTTGTGGAATATGTATGTATCAGCATTGGTGCAGCTACATATTACACAAATGTAAGGGATCTTCGCCAAGACTTAGCAACTGTGAAACCTACTTTCATGGGTTCCGCTCCTCGTCTTTGGGAAAATATTTACAACGGTATTTATACAAGGATCAACGATCCAAGCCAAACTCCTGCGCTACGTCGTGGATTATTCAAATTAGCTTACTTCTTCTCTGATAAGAAAAACGCTGCAGTTCGTTTTATCACAGGAAAAGAAGTGGATTATCACGGAAGAAATCCAATCACTTCCTTATTTTATGGGATCTTAATGTCGATCCAATTGGTTTTAACTGGACCTTTCACATTGACAGTTGCTTCTTCCATAGCGGCTTATCTACTTGCTTCAACGGAATTTTCTTTCTTAAGCCTGCCTTTATATATTCTGGCAGGACTTGGAGTATTCTTCAATAGTGCAACTCTTGATAAGATAGTTCTTTCTAAGATCAGAACTGCTACCGGTGGAAGACTGAAAGCTTCTATTTCAGGAGGAGGAGCGCTTCCTCGTCACGTAGATGAGTTCTTCAATAATATTGGTATCAATGTATTGGAAGGTTACGGTATGACTGAAACTTCTCCTGTGCTTTCTGTAAGAACTTTCCAAAAATTGATTATAGGTTCTGTAGGTTCTATCGTTCCTAAAACTCATCTTCAGATCAGAAATGATAATAACGAAGTTCTAACTGAGATCGACGCAAACGGAAAAGTGATCAAAGGCAAACTAGGTCGCAAGGGTGTTGTATTCGTAAACGGTCCTCAAGTTATGAAGGGTTACTTCAAAAATGAAGAAGCTACTTCTAAGGCACTTGTAGACGGATGGATGAATACCGGTGATATGGGGATGATCAATTTTAAAAATACCTTAACACTTACCGGAAGAGCAAAAGATACAGTGGTTCTGTTAGGTGGAGAGAACGTGGAGCCGGTTCCTATCGAGAACAAACTCCAAGAATCCGTTTATATCAGTCAGTGTATGATCATTGGCCAAGACCAGAAAAACCTGGGAGCAATCATTGTTCCTGACTTTGAAAAGTTAGGGGAATGGGCTAAAGAGAACGGAGTAGATATTTCTAATAAAGACGCTTTGAACGAAAACGCCAAAGTTGTGGATCTATTCAGAAAAGAGATCAAAGCTCTAAATAATGCTAAGAACGGATTTAAGTCCTTCGAGCAAGTGACTCCATTCTTTATCGTTTCCAAACCTTTCGAGGTAGGAGACGAGTTAAACAATATGTTGAAGATGAAACGTCACGTAATTGCTGAAAAATACGCTGATAAGATTAAAAAAGTCTACACAACGGATAAATAA
- a CDS encoding TlpA family protein disulfide reductase: MVFRKAWPIFLFLSSILFLNDCRSDEQPLLYQVTLQDWDGNSHKFSEDKGKLVVLDFWASWCEPCKKAVPVVEKLREKLKESPAVVFGVNTEDDLSLQEIRKAASEFGMLYPSLLDPKWELVTPLKIEGQPALFVFSKSGKKLHSQYGISEKDLPILTGRLKNWLESP, from the coding sequence ATGGTTTTTAGAAAAGCCTGGCCTATTTTCCTTTTTCTTTCTTCTATTTTATTCTTAAACGATTGCAGGTCGGATGAGCAACCATTGCTCTACCAAGTTACACTTCAGGATTGGGACGGGAATTCTCATAAATTTTCGGAAGACAAAGGCAAGTTAGTGGTCTTGGATTTCTGGGCAAGTTGGTGTGAGCCCTGTAAAAAAGCAGTCCCAGTAGTCGAAAAGCTGAGAGAAAAATTGAAAGAATCTCCAGCAGTTGTATTCGGTGTGAACACTGAGGACGATCTAAGTTTACAAGAGATCAGAAAAGCAGCTTCTGAATTTGGAATGTTATATCCGAGCCTTTTGGACCCGAAATGGGAGCTTGTGACCCCACTTAAAATTGAAGGACAGCCAGCATTATTCGTTTTTAGTAAATCCGGAAAGAAACTTCATTCCCAATATGGGATTTCTGAGAAAGATCTACCAATATTGACCGGAAGACTAAAAAACTGGCTCGAATCTCCTTAA
- the lpxC gene encoding UDP-3-O-acyl-N-acetylglucosamine deacetylase: protein MNFTEHRKTLKETVRIKGIGLHSGKEVNLVGHPAPVGTGIVFEYRKGEDKASIPVELSNVVDTSNATTLGDGLHRVQTVEHLMAAVFSLGITDMILEIDSVEVPIMDGSSLPFLEAFESTGYTEFEEKIEPIYVKNPMWVVDGDKYLVILPSETWKVTYTIDFPHPLLKGQNITIDLDRDVLKNEILPARTFGFLKDVEALQARGLAMGGSLDNAIVLTQDGYLNESLRYENECVRHKILDLVGDLSIAGRPIIGHYLASKAGHALDVSMAKLVMSSVTGNELGKYKSRRIPLFNRKAAMV, encoded by the coding sequence ATGAATTTCACAGAACATAGAAAAACTCTTAAAGAAACAGTTAGAATTAAGGGGATCGGATTACATTCCGGCAAGGAAGTAAATCTGGTCGGACACCCTGCTCCTGTAGGAACAGGTATAGTCTTTGAATACAGAAAGGGAGAAGATAAAGCCTCCATTCCTGTAGAACTAAGCAATGTAGTAGATACGAGTAACGCAACCACACTTGGAGACGGGCTCCACAGAGTCCAAACCGTAGAGCACCTGATGGCTGCGGTATTCTCCTTAGGAATTACGGATATGATTTTGGAAATCGACTCCGTTGAAGTTCCAATTATGGACGGATCCTCCCTTCCTTTCCTAGAGGCTTTTGAAAGCACAGGCTATACAGAATTCGAAGAGAAAATCGAACCTATTTATGTAAAGAACCCAATGTGGGTGGTAGATGGGGATAAATACCTTGTGATCCTTCCAAGCGAAACCTGGAAAGTGACCTACACAATAGACTTCCCTCATCCTCTTCTAAAAGGCCAAAATATCACAATCGACCTGGACAGAGATGTCCTCAAAAACGAAATCTTGCCAGCCAGAACATTCGGATTCCTAAAAGACGTAGAAGCTCTACAAGCGAGGGGTCTTGCAATGGGAGGTTCTCTGGACAACGCAATCGTCCTTACCCAGGACGGATACCTGAACGAATCTCTTCGATATGAGAATGAATGCGTCCGCCATAAAATTTTGGACCTGGTAGGTGACCTTTCTATTGCCGGAAGACCTATTATAGGACATTATTTAGCTTCCAAGGCGGGCCACGCACTCGATGTTTCCATGGCTAAATTAGTAATGAGTTCAGTAACTGGAAACGAATTGGGTAAATACAAAAGCCGTCGTATTCCTCTTTTCAATAGAAAAGCTGCAATGGTCTAA
- a CDS encoding SDR family oxidoreductase, producing the protein MPMKHILITGANRGIGLELANLYSEKGYTVYAACRKSSEPLRRLGVKVFEGLDLTQSQSFDTLSSFLTGVKLDVFINNAGILIPDNLESVDFTELETQIQVNAIGPIRLSRLLLPRLGPNSKLIFITSRMGSIADNTSGAYYGYRMSKAALNAGAVSLARDLAPKKISVGIFHPGMVATEMTGRQGIPPRDAAEGLAHLVEKLGPERSGRFFHQNGEELPW; encoded by the coding sequence ATCCCAATGAAACATATTTTAATCACCGGAGCAAATCGAGGAATCGGTCTAGAGCTCGCCAATTTATATTCCGAAAAAGGTTACACTGTTTACGCAGCTTGTAGAAAAAGTTCAGAACCGTTGCGCAGGCTCGGCGTAAAAGTTTTTGAAGGCCTAGATCTGACCCAAAGTCAAAGTTTCGATACTCTTTCCAGTTTTTTGACTGGGGTCAAGCTGGACGTATTCATCAATAACGCCGGAATCCTTATCCCGGACAATTTAGAGAGTGTGGACTTCACTGAGCTCGAAACCCAGATCCAGGTAAATGCAATCGGACCGATAAGGCTAAGTCGTCTACTTCTTCCTAGACTTGGTCCAAACTCTAAATTGATATTTATTACTAGCAGAATGGGATCCATCGCAGACAATACATCTGGCGCCTATTACGGATATAGAATGTCCAAAGCGGCTCTAAATGCAGGGGCAGTCAGTTTGGCTCGCGACCTTGCACCTAAAAAGATTTCTGTAGGTATATTCCACCCCGGAATGGTAGCCACCGAAATGACTGGAAGACAAGGAATTCCACCGAGAGACGCGGCCGAGGGACTGGCACATTTGGTGGAAAAACTAGGTCCAGAAAGGTCCGGAAGATTCTTTCATCAAAACGGGGAAGAGTTACCATGGTAA
- the ptsP gene encoding phosphoenolpyruvate--protein phosphotransferase, translated as MNGGGKRSTYMGIVAFPGRFYGRCVKVGTKRRHLAHGAYIHESQKTEELKKLSNALDSSKIELKSIITSLKAREQDRELKEILETQVTITEDPGLQDSFRNRIKEYNENAFLAVQNTINELTDKFTRLDNPFFRERSDHFQDISNRILENLLDKKEEVSFLADQSEDVILVARQLTPSQMILMDKSRIRGIATDLGGKTGHMAILARNYGIPTIVGLKEFYRNINDFEYVFLDADTGQIVRNPTIEEVKYYGASSPLSFETKVIKPKKAVTKDGIKIRLKCNLESDTDCELAKKADVDGVGLFRSESLFLKYQDKNVSGEEQFLAYKRIAEGMDPNPVYIRTFDIGADKFSTGEFEENPFLGNRGIRYSLQNQEWFKEQLIAILRASAYGNLSIMLPMVTNLGEIKKTKEIIEECKRELTTKKEKFNKKIKIGVMVETPSAVSSMDVLAREVDFFSVGTNDLLQYLMAVDRNNVNVSSLYNPFHISFLRALVQIVETAWKYEKPLSICGELASDTNFTILLLGMGFRELSISIPFVGPIRKILGSVSLKQANFLLKKIMELSENEDYEAIEAFLFSKHLE; from the coding sequence ATGAATGGCGGCGGGAAAAGAAGTACATACATGGGAATAGTCGCTTTTCCCGGCAGATTTTACGGTCGTTGCGTAAAAGTCGGAACAAAGAGAAGACATCTTGCTCACGGCGCTTATATCCACGAGAGCCAAAAAACGGAAGAGCTTAAAAAACTATCTAACGCACTCGATTCTTCCAAAATAGAATTAAAATCTATCATCACTAGTCTCAAAGCTAGGGAACAAGACAGAGAGTTAAAAGAAATTTTAGAAACCCAGGTCACAATTACGGAAGATCCAGGGCTGCAAGATTCGTTCAGAAATCGGATCAAAGAATACAATGAAAACGCATTTTTAGCAGTCCAAAATACGATCAACGAACTCACGGACAAGTTCACTCGTTTGGACAATCCATTCTTCAGAGAAAGATCAGATCATTTCCAAGATATTTCCAATCGGATCTTAGAAAACTTATTAGATAAAAAGGAAGAAGTTTCTTTCTTAGCAGATCAATCAGAGGACGTGATTTTAGTCGCAAGACAATTGACTCCCTCTCAGATGATTCTGATGGATAAGAGTAGAATTCGAGGGATTGCCACGGATCTTGGCGGAAAAACTGGACATATGGCGATCCTTGCCAGAAACTACGGAATCCCAACCATAGTTGGCCTAAAGGAATTTTATAGAAACATTAACGATTTTGAATATGTTTTTTTAGACGCGGATACGGGGCAAATCGTAAGAAATCCTACGATAGAAGAAGTGAAATATTATGGTGCCTCTTCTCCTTTAAGCTTTGAGACAAAGGTAATAAAACCGAAAAAAGCAGTCACAAAAGACGGAATCAAGATCCGACTAAAATGTAATCTGGAATCGGATACCGATTGCGAGCTTGCGAAAAAAGCGGATGTAGACGGCGTCGGTCTTTTCAGATCGGAGTCATTATTCTTAAAATACCAAGACAAAAACGTATCAGGCGAAGAGCAATTCTTAGCCTATAAACGTATTGCAGAAGGAATGGATCCAAACCCGGTGTATATCCGCACCTTTGATATAGGTGCTGATAAATTTTCCACAGGAGAATTTGAAGAGAATCCATTTTTGGGCAATAGAGGAATTCGGTATAGTCTCCAGAATCAAGAATGGTTCAAAGAACAATTGATCGCTATCCTTAGAGCTTCCGCTTATGGAAATTTGAGTATAATGCTTCCTATGGTGACAAATCTAGGAGAGATCAAGAAAACAAAAGAGATAATAGAAGAATGTAAAAGAGAACTTACGACTAAAAAAGAAAAGTTCAACAAGAAGATCAAAATTGGAGTGATGGTGGAAACACCTTCTGCTGTATCTTCTATGGATGTTTTAGCAAGAGAGGTGGATTTTTTCTCTGTAGGCACAAATGATCTATTACAATATTTAATGGCAGTAGATCGAAACAATGTGAATGTTTCTTCTTTATACAATCCATTCCATATTTCTTTTTTAAGAGCTTTGGTCCAAATTGTTGAAACTGCTTGGAAATACGAAAAACCATTGAGTATCTGCGGTGAACTTGCTTCAGACACAAATTTTACGATCTTACTGTTAGGAATGGGATTTAGGGAACTTTCAATCTCAATTCCATTCGTAGGACCAATCCGTAAAATTTTAGGATCCGTAAGTCTAAAACAGGCGAACTTTCTTTTGAAAAAAATTATGGAACTTTCTGAGAATGAGGACTACGAAGCGATTGAGGCCTTCTTATTCAGCAAACATCTCGAATAA
- a CDS encoding LIC11631 family protein produces MAKTTLSKPSIFEPYGHSDLYALDNLYFSTLREKEVWDFSRVRDFSVLNLGFVLARAELGFQKTGSHLEIKNLSPSFRKGLCLSSGWDQTVGIKIDSFLPKVFGSENLCVYCRLDEVETDITFRKFFGSEGFVLEGKLKDKNYLILFSHEKSEDRNLPSILKEISNFNSDKKIEGNFFLRTEKQSYLNFLKPKESFGPLFLQEKKIEQNPFLFLSLEFSEISSQEK; encoded by the coding sequence ATGGCGAAAACGACTCTTTCCAAACCCAGTATTTTCGAACCTTATGGTCATTCGGACCTATATGCTTTGGACAACCTTTATTTTTCCACATTAAGGGAGAAAGAGGTCTGGGATTTTTCGAGAGTTCGAGACTTCTCAGTCTTAAATTTGGGATTCGTTTTAGCACGCGCAGAATTAGGATTTCAAAAAACCGGAAGCCACTTAGAGATAAAAAATTTAAGCCCTTCGTTTAGAAAGGGACTTTGTTTAAGTTCAGGTTGGGATCAAACAGTCGGGATAAAAATTGATTCTTTCTTACCTAAAGTATTCGGCTCCGAAAATTTGTGCGTATATTGCAGATTAGATGAAGTTGAAACGGATATAACTTTCAGGAAGTTTTTTGGTTCGGAAGGTTTCGTATTGGAAGGGAAGTTGAAAGATAAGAATTATCTCATCCTCTTTTCACACGAAAAATCGGAAGATAGAAATCTTCCGTCTATTCTTAAAGAAATATCAAATTTCAATTCGGATAAAAAGATAGAAGGAAATTTTTTTCTTAGGACCGAAAAACAATCGTATTTAAATTTTTTAAAACCAAAAGAATCATTCGGACCTTTATTCTTACAAGAAAAGAAGATAGAACAGAATCCTTTTTTGTTTTTAAGTTTAGAATTTTCCGAAATATCCTCGCAAGAAAAGTAA
- a CDS encoding glycosyltransferase family 4 protein translates to MSNSNRKKYKIALDARPLSTPVSGVGRLIESVLKGFEKDPDFEFYLFSHRPIHEGYKDIFKNANIKPVIGQGLLSKKGGIYFAFYLPFQLRKYEIDLFWGTQQVFPLFLSKNIPGVLTYHDFVAYRFPETMRFVARFQQLFYLRRSIQRADFILANSEFTSSEILKYSSFPKDKIDIIYPGYDPKEIQKIKTPPTKRISKLPKKFFLTVSTLEPRKNFGTLLEAYKEAKKEKSELVWVHAGKEGWESSEFLEKFRKASESGELYWFDFVSEEELKYLYSQASLFVFPSIYEGFGIPLLEALAYSLPCIVSDLEVFQEIAKKSCVYISPKSVEEWKNAILDFQKKKFKFPKPDLRRFERKKSAALVKKIFRDLVSSKKV, encoded by the coding sequence TTGTCCAATTCAAATAGAAAAAAATACAAGATTGCCCTGGACGCTAGGCCATTATCCACGCCAGTTTCAGGTGTGGGCAGATTGATCGAATCCGTTTTGAAAGGTTTCGAGAAAGATCCTGATTTTGAGTTTTACCTTTTTTCACATAGACCTATTCATGAAGGTTATAAGGATATATTCAAAAATGCGAATATAAAACCGGTGATAGGACAAGGTTTATTGTCTAAAAAAGGAGGGATCTACTTTGCATTTTATCTTCCTTTTCAACTCAGAAAATATGAGATCGATCTATTTTGGGGAACTCAGCAGGTTTTTCCGCTATTCTTATCTAAGAATATTCCAGGGGTTTTAACGTATCACGATTTTGTAGCTTATCGTTTTCCCGAAACAATGAGGTTTGTCGCAAGATTCCAGCAGCTTTTCTATCTAAGAAGAAGTATTCAAAGAGCGGATTTTATTTTGGCAAACTCTGAATTTACTTCTTCGGAGATATTAAAGTATTCTTCCTTTCCAAAAGATAAAATAGATATCATCTATCCTGGATATGATCCTAAAGAGATCCAAAAGATTAAAACACCTCCTACAAAACGGATTTCTAAACTACCTAAAAAATTTTTCTTAACTGTTTCGACATTGGAGCCGCGTAAAAATTTTGGAACACTTCTGGAAGCTTATAAGGAAGCTAAAAAAGAAAAATCGGAGCTGGTTTGGGTTCATGCTGGAAAAGAAGGTTGGGAATCTTCCGAATTTTTGGAAAAATTCAGAAAGGCATCCGAGTCAGGAGAACTTTACTGGTTTGATTTTGTAAGTGAAGAAGAACTGAAATATCTATATTCCCAAGCAAGCCTTTTTGTTTTTCCTTCTATTTACGAAGGATTTGGAATACCACTATTAGAGGCGCTTGCTTATTCTCTTCCTTGTATCGTTTCCGATCTCGAAGTATTTCAAGAAATTGCTAAAAAATCTTGTGTATATATTTCTCCCAAGTCAGTTGAAGAATGGAAGAATGCAATTTTAGATTTTCAGAAGAAAAAGTTCAAGTTTCCTAAACCTGATCTCAGAAGATTTGAAAGAAAAAAATCTGCTGCATTAGTGAAAAAGATTTTTAGAGATCTAGTTTCTTCTAAAAAAGTTTAA